One Sulfoacidibacillus ferrooxidans DNA window includes the following coding sequences:
- the yunB gene encoding sporulation protein YunB: protein MRFRARRKPSAWRRYTIMSVLFLFLSLVSLVWSIEQLDRSLRPPFMAMATGIARQMATQAINDALTKRVAEDTEYAKLIVVDKDQAGHVTSAHFNFAEVARIESITTLRVQDALMHLQERTIYVPALQAMGSAVLATLGPSIPLRIEPLGSAQSEVEPVVETAGINQTVHILYLHITAQVIVVVPFITAPVRVETKIPIAYVVFVGNVPQTTMVGTGAPQFSMPAPSPLRGTH, encoded by the coding sequence ATGCGCTTTCGAGCGAGGCGTAAGCCATCAGCATGGAGACGTTATACGATCATGAGTGTTCTTTTTTTATTCTTATCACTCGTTTCTCTGGTATGGAGTATCGAACAACTTGATCGTAGCTTGCGTCCGCCATTTATGGCCATGGCAACTGGAATAGCGAGACAAATGGCAACGCAGGCCATCAATGATGCACTGACTAAACGCGTGGCAGAAGACACGGAGTATGCAAAATTAATTGTCGTAGACAAAGATCAAGCAGGTCACGTGACGAGTGCGCATTTCAACTTTGCTGAAGTCGCACGCATTGAAAGTATTACTACGTTACGAGTCCAAGATGCATTGATGCATTTACAAGAACGGACAATTTATGTACCGGCCTTGCAAGCTATGGGCAGTGCCGTCTTGGCTACGCTTGGTCCTTCTATCCCTTTGCGCATTGAACCACTCGGGTCGGCGCAAAGTGAGGTTGAACCGGTTGTAGAGACGGCAGGGATTAATCAAACAGTGCACATTTTGTATTTGCATATTACAGCACAAGTGATTGTGGTTGTTCCATTTATTACAGCGCCTGTGCGTGTAGAGACTAAGATCCCTATTGCGTATGTTGTATTTGTTGGCAATGTACCGCAGACGACGATGGTCGGAACAGGCGCACCGCAATTCTCAATGCCTGCACCATCCCCTTTACGAGGAACTCACTGA
- a CDS encoding LysM peptidoglycan-binding domain-containing protein, whose translation MKLYTVQQGDTMWKIAKRYGIPTQALISANPHIYDSNVLHIGDQLYLPIDHNEMPPIASGFDGFNLPTPTWPYVVKKADTLWKISHQVGVPLEFIVMANPQISDPNQIVPGQVVQIPSQPQGGMGYGQQGSNSMSPVPTQPPVGTPPAPTLQQQVSSQTPQPSPMKPVPPSNQGGTPPAGYGFNASFDAEYFEQPIMPKQPQQLPKSMPKPPKMKVAPPSVAKLYVQETDQYVQEKAIYPKQPNGEMIICEDPSLPSNMIITGMGPEIPMMSQQPMMPPFAPFAPFGMIQETQVKKEVKLRESSSLWEMESSWFRESRSH comes from the coding sequence GTGAAATTGTACACAGTACAACAGGGTGACACGATGTGGAAAATTGCAAAACGTTATGGCATACCAACACAGGCGCTCATCAGTGCCAATCCGCATATTTATGATTCCAATGTTTTGCATATTGGCGATCAATTGTATCTACCTATTGATCACAATGAAATGCCTCCAATTGCATCTGGATTTGACGGATTCAATTTGCCTACACCAACATGGCCCTACGTAGTGAAAAAAGCGGATACATTATGGAAAATTTCACATCAGGTGGGTGTTCCGCTAGAGTTTATTGTCATGGCCAATCCTCAAATTTCAGATCCAAATCAAATTGTTCCAGGGCAAGTTGTGCAGATTCCTTCACAACCACAAGGTGGAATGGGTTATGGTCAACAGGGGTCAAACAGCATGTCACCAGTTCCAACGCAACCACCTGTAGGTACACCACCCGCGCCCACACTACAGCAACAGGTAAGTAGTCAAACTCCACAGCCTTCTCCTATGAAGCCTGTACCACCATCGAATCAAGGTGGGACACCTCCTGCAGGATATGGGTTTAATGCATCTTTTGACGCAGAGTACTTTGAGCAACCCATCATGCCAAAACAACCGCAACAATTGCCAAAGTCGATGCCAAAACCTCCTAAAATGAAGGTTGCACCGCCTAGCGTGGCTAAACTCTATGTGCAAGAGACCGATCAATATGTACAAGAAAAAGCGATCTATCCCAAACAACCAAATGGTGAAATGATTATTTGTGAAGACCCTAGTTTACCTTCTAATATGATCATTACTGGCATGGGACCAGAAATACCAATGATGTCACAGCAACCGATGATGCCACCATTTGCCCCATTTGCTCCATTTGGTATGATTCAAGAAACGCAAGTGAAAAAGGAAGTGAAACTACGCGAGAGTTCATCTTTGTGGGAGATGGAATCATCGTGGTTTCGCGAATCTCGGTCACACTAA
- the tyrS gene encoding tyrosine--tRNA ligase, with the protein MENQITDSEQEVERQLAIIRRGAVEIIPEEELAAKIRKSIQTGQPLRIKLGLDPSAPDIHVGHVVVLEKLRQLQDLGHIVQLVIGDFTGRIGDPTGKSETRKQLTEQQVKDNASSYERQVFKVLDESRTEIHFNSTWLAPLSFADVILLAQTLTVARMLERDDFKKRFTQGAPISIHEFFYPLMQGYDSVALQTDIELGGTDQTFNLLMGRTLQKEYGLEPQIALTMPIIEGLDGVQKMSKSLSNYIGVDESAKEIYGKSMSIPDELMIKYYDLLSGLSKEEVQEIQAALTGNQLHPRDAKMRLAFLLTARFQGVEAAEIAQEEFVRVFQKHTLPDDIQEFPVAGAPVSLVALLVSAKLAPSNSEARRLITGGGVRLDSQQVSDPTFMVEPRTGMIVQVGKRKFIKLLIS; encoded by the coding sequence ATGGAGAATCAGATTACAGATAGTGAACAAGAAGTAGAACGTCAATTAGCGATCATAAGGCGTGGAGCAGTGGAGATTATCCCTGAAGAAGAATTGGCGGCAAAAATTAGAAAAAGTATACAGACAGGGCAACCCCTTCGCATTAAGTTAGGGCTTGACCCATCTGCACCAGATATTCATGTAGGTCATGTCGTCGTTTTAGAAAAATTGCGTCAGTTACAAGATTTGGGGCATATTGTTCAGCTAGTCATCGGCGATTTTACAGGGCGCATTGGCGATCCAACAGGAAAGTCAGAAACGCGCAAACAGCTCACAGAACAGCAAGTGAAAGACAACGCCTCATCATATGAACGTCAAGTGTTTAAGGTGCTTGATGAGTCGCGCACCGAAATTCACTTTAATTCTACTTGGCTTGCACCGTTATCATTTGCAGATGTCATTTTACTTGCCCAAACATTGACCGTTGCGCGCATGCTAGAACGCGATGATTTTAAGAAAAGGTTTACTCAAGGTGCGCCTATTAGTATCCACGAATTCTTTTATCCGTTGATGCAAGGGTACGACTCAGTGGCATTACAAACCGATATTGAGCTTGGTGGGACAGATCAAACGTTCAATTTGCTCATGGGACGGACCCTGCAAAAAGAGTATGGATTAGAACCGCAAATTGCGTTGACAATGCCCATCATCGAAGGACTAGACGGAGTACAAAAGATGTCTAAGAGTCTATCTAATTACATTGGAGTTGATGAATCCGCAAAAGAAATCTATGGTAAATCGATGTCGATTCCAGATGAACTGATGATTAAATACTATGATCTTTTAAGTGGCTTATCAAAAGAAGAAGTACAAGAGATACAGGCGGCGCTAACAGGAAATCAGTTGCATCCACGAGATGCAAAAATGCGTTTAGCGTTCTTACTGACTGCGCGCTTTCAGGGCGTGGAAGCAGCAGAAATTGCACAGGAAGAGTTTGTGCGCGTCTTTCAAAAGCATACGCTTCCAGACGATATACAAGAGTTTCCTGTAGCAGGTGCTCCAGTGTCACTCGTCGCACTACTTGTCAGTGCAAAGCTTGCACCAAGTAACTCAGAAGCGCGCAGATTAATTACAGGAGGCGGTGTGCGACTGGATAGTCAACAAGTATCAGATCCTACTTTTATGGTTGAGCCGCGTACGGGGATGATTGTTCAAGTGGGTAAACGCAAATTTATCAAGCTACTGATCTCCTGA
- a CDS encoding YebC/PmpR family DNA-binding transcriptional regulator has translation MSGHSKWKNIAHRKGKQDSSKGQLFTRLCKEIYTATRRGGANPDTNYHLKMALEKARVASVPNDTITRTIAKATGTLEGVRYEDLLYEGYGASGVAMMVTLTTNNRNRTAAEMRHLFTKYGGSLGESGSVAWMFKHTGVLTVDANQVTISEDDFALAMLEAGMEDYEIEDGQYLIYVAPDHLVNLEATLNAQGIQSESAEITYIPNTWVDVATEVVDSVATLLNLLEEHEDVQSVATNARFPDEIGSEG, from the coding sequence ATGTCAGGACACTCAAAATGGAAAAATATTGCTCATCGCAAAGGAAAACAAGATTCTTCTAAAGGCCAATTATTTACTAGACTATGTAAAGAGATCTATACGGCAACAAGACGCGGTGGGGCCAATCCAGATACCAATTACCATTTAAAGATGGCGCTTGAAAAAGCACGCGTTGCGAGTGTTCCAAATGACACGATTACAAGGACGATTGCGAAAGCCACAGGAACATTAGAAGGCGTTCGTTATGAGGATCTCTTGTATGAAGGGTATGGGGCGAGCGGTGTGGCTATGATGGTTACTCTTACAACAAATAATCGCAATCGTACAGCCGCAGAAATGCGTCATTTATTTACTAAATACGGTGGATCGCTTGGTGAGTCCGGTTCTGTGGCATGGATGTTTAAGCATACTGGGGTCTTGACAGTTGATGCAAACCAAGTGACGATATCAGAAGATGATTTTGCTCTAGCTATGCTTGAAGCGGGTATGGAAGATTATGAAATAGAAGATGGTCAGTATCTAATCTATGTAGCACCAGATCATCTTGTCAACCTTGAAGCTACATTGAATGCGCAGGGGATCCAATCAGAAAGTGCAGAAATCACGTATATTCCAAATACTTGGGTCGATGTAGCGACTGAAGTTGTCGATTCAGTTGCAACGTTACTCAATCTGTTAGAAGAACATGAAGATGTTCAGAGTGTCGCTACGAATGCGAGATTCCCAGATGAGATTGGTAGTGAGGGGTAA
- a CDS encoding phosphotransferase has protein sequence MEKWMTENIVQDVQKAYDVKIWATLPMRSVVGLASDRGRLIVKRYGQKQELSRERMEAIVDVKEQLANRGLCSPYLRTIEGQGYYRLGSDLLTVEPWIAGKHADFSDRFDRLRAVQAVARLHHVKLAVPYRLHVTQSIAQKFSYRLRKAVDVVNAGGLQGISQKEWDTCRRQAEHILRILPEEELQSLTQKSRDAGVLCHRDLAPHNILVQSGMPAKLIDFDLAGSDTPLYDLHQIFDHMAYRTGTLDWFDETLYAYVAIHPLSLREQALLRLLLRFPTPLLREIGELQAAHSARSKKRATMRVRYVNRLMQERLHANT, from the coding sequence ATGGAGAAGTGGATGACAGAGAACATCGTGCAGGATGTACAAAAGGCGTATGACGTAAAAATTTGGGCGACACTGCCAATGCGCAGTGTCGTCGGATTGGCGAGTGACCGTGGAAGATTGATTGTCAAACGCTATGGACAAAAGCAAGAGTTGTCACGAGAACGCATGGAAGCTATCGTAGATGTGAAAGAGCAACTCGCGAATAGGGGACTCTGTAGTCCGTACTTACGCACAATAGAGGGTCAGGGTTACTATCGTTTGGGTAGTGATCTGCTCACTGTAGAACCGTGGATTGCAGGCAAACATGCAGATTTTTCTGATCGATTCGATCGTCTGCGTGCGGTTCAAGCGGTTGCTAGGTTACATCATGTGAAGCTTGCCGTGCCATATCGTTTACATGTAACACAGTCTATCGCGCAGAAATTTTCGTATCGTTTGCGTAAAGCAGTAGATGTAGTGAATGCAGGCGGGTTACAAGGGATCTCGCAAAAAGAGTGGGATACATGTAGAAGGCAAGCGGAGCATATCTTACGTATCTTACCAGAAGAGGAATTGCAAAGCTTGACACAAAAGAGTCGCGATGCAGGAGTATTGTGCCACCGTGATTTAGCGCCGCATAACATCTTGGTGCAGTCTGGAATGCCGGCAAAGTTGATTGATTTTGACTTGGCTGGATCAGACACGCCATTATATGACTTGCATCAGATATTTGACCATATGGCATATCGCACAGGAACGCTTGACTGGTTCGATGAAACGCTCTATGCATATGTTGCGATTCATCCACTTAGCTTGCGCGAGCAGGCGCTGTTACGCTTGTTATTACGCTTTCCAACCCCTTTATTAAGGGAGATTGGAGAGTTGCAGGCAGCGCACTCAGCGCGTTCAAAAAAGCGAGCGACGATGCGTGTTCGCTATGTCAATCGCTTGATGCAAGAGCGACTGCATGCAAACACATGA
- the ruvC gene encoding crossover junction endodeoxyribonuclease RuvC, whose amino-acid sequence MRILGIDPGFGRTGYAVIETGQSLKAIEYGCIETLPHTPNGSRFRDIFEAVTDVIERHRPDVAAIEQLFFNRNVTTAFTASEARGVVVLAAELASIQQFSYTPLQVKMAVVGYGRADKKQVQEMVRVLLKLPTLPKPDDAADALAIAITHAHSYRMAGRVDGGGRTVRGEVQR is encoded by the coding sequence ATGAGGATCTTAGGGATCGATCCTGGGTTTGGGCGGACAGGTTATGCAGTTATTGAAACAGGACAATCCTTAAAAGCTATAGAATATGGATGTATTGAGACTCTCCCGCATACGCCAAACGGATCGCGTTTTCGCGATATTTTCGAGGCTGTAACGGATGTGATCGAACGTCATCGGCCTGATGTGGCGGCGATTGAGCAACTTTTTTTTAATCGCAATGTGACGACAGCTTTTACTGCCTCAGAAGCCCGCGGAGTAGTTGTACTAGCAGCTGAGTTAGCTTCTATACAGCAGTTCTCTTACACACCGTTACAGGTTAAAATGGCTGTAGTGGGGTATGGCCGTGCGGATAAAAAACAAGTGCAAGAGATGGTGCGCGTTTTGCTAAAGCTTCCTACGCTCCCAAAACCAGATGATGCGGCAGACGCTCTAGCGATTGCTATTACGCACGCTCATAGTTATCGCATGGCAGGGCGCGTGGATGGAGGAGGAAGGACTGTGCGAGGGGAGGTGCAGAGATGA
- the pheA gene encoding prephenate dehydratase — protein MIGFLGPHGTYTEQAAKFFAFMFGETSVPIRPYASITQVFDAVEIGDVMYAALPIENSLEGSVLVTLDRLSVAPLYIFAEVSLPIRHAVFGWKDTDHDRVKQVLSHPQALAQCRNTLLRLFPYAVHIDVDSTAAAIAKVAKEQDPTQVCVGSVEAGQATLLQLLHMDAQDVPDNVTRFVLIGQQEHPVPVSIAQAAAVHKTSLLLQLGDDHPGALYDVLKVFAKSELNLSRLESRPTKKGLGSYQFYLDVLGVRDDARVLDALQQIEQIEGFSMRDLGSYPCFTHFK, from the coding sequence ATGATCGGATTTCTAGGACCGCATGGAACCTATACAGAGCAAGCAGCGAAGTTTTTCGCTTTTATGTTTGGTGAAACGAGTGTACCTATACGACCGTATGCATCTATTACGCAAGTCTTTGATGCGGTTGAAATTGGAGATGTGATGTATGCTGCATTGCCAATTGAAAATTCGCTAGAAGGCTCTGTATTGGTTACGCTTGATCGCTTATCAGTAGCGCCACTTTATATTTTTGCAGAGGTCTCTCTGCCGATTCGCCATGCTGTATTTGGATGGAAAGATACCGATCATGATCGCGTGAAACAAGTGCTATCACATCCTCAGGCACTCGCGCAATGTAGAAATACGCTACTTAGACTTTTCCCATATGCTGTGCATATCGATGTTGACAGTACGGCAGCAGCCATTGCAAAGGTAGCCAAAGAACAGGATCCGACACAGGTTTGTGTGGGGAGTGTGGAAGCGGGGCAAGCTACTTTGTTGCAATTACTTCATATGGATGCGCAAGATGTCCCTGATAATGTGACGCGATTTGTATTGATCGGTCAACAGGAGCATCCAGTTCCTGTGTCCATTGCACAGGCAGCGGCAGTGCATAAAACATCATTATTACTGCAATTAGGTGATGATCATCCGGGTGCACTCTATGATGTGCTAAAAGTATTTGCTAAGAGTGAGTTAAACTTATCGCGACTTGAATCGCGACCAACGAAAAAGGGTCTCGGTAGTTATCAGTTTTACCTTGATGTACTTGGAGTGCGCGATGATGCGCGAGTGTTAGATGCTTTGCAACAAATCGAACAAATCGAAGGATTTTCCATGCGTGATTTAGGAAGCTATCCTTGTTTTACTCATTTTAAGTAA
- a CDS encoding transglycosylase domain-containing protein has protein sequence MSNKDPRPTTPVSRRDRAQQKKLKRHKKQTVLALALGGIAVITGFAIGISTYLLKDIPALRLSDFVDLSAASLVYASDGSVLGRFASEGDRRPLTSLQDAGLPLEDAVIAAEDKDFYHHIGIDPLAIVRSAWDDLHHQSIRSGGSTITQQTVKLAMFPNQERTVRRKVQEMVLALELEHRQSKQQILLEYVNALYFGRVHGVPLYGVESAALHIFGRHAKDLSPAQAAFLAAIPNNPTYFSLEQYPEHVLDRQHYILGKMHTLGYLHDGDFLHAMAEPVLQEVRHDRILYAPYESNSPYILAQVSHLAPRLIAQSEGISQSQAQTELESRGYRIYTSIDPSLQQRMEQTIATTRDFPPDLTVVSMGRQRKNKRHVQEQLGMVIIQNTSGRIVALAGGRNFAKSQVDHTLMRRQAGSALKPLVVYGPALEHGIITPGSVVDDIPETYYDPNSPSKQWFPMNWDNQFHGLMTARDALMHSYNLPAISLLNQMGPQIGAHYAWELGLAGIEKSDANSLGLAIGGTRGGVSPEELAAAYSTLARGGLYTEPSLIDRIDDSLGKQVYRHEVRTHRVFHTEVAALLTTMLKQVIESPYGTAHTIARSLHHVDVAGKTGTTDNNKDAWFVGYTPSYTMSAWVGYDFPHALLTTAHYTEPLRPQKLFVRVLGPVINQRREHFVLPATIHPYVICTKSGLLASPLCKAAHDTEIDYFAAGTEPTDICHSHQIVFTTVVNGVRVLATEYTPLYEIKTEILFNRPAITLDQKLQKYAPRDISESIPKELDPRGGFPLSDFQPSSTTVTPLSPSP, from the coding sequence ATGTCAAATAAGGACCCTCGTCCCACTACTCCTGTTTCCAGACGAGATCGAGCACAACAAAAAAAATTGAAAAGACATAAAAAGCAAACAGTCCTTGCACTTGCACTCGGTGGAATTGCCGTAATTACCGGATTTGCCATAGGCATTAGCACTTATCTTTTAAAGGATATTCCAGCATTGCGGCTATCTGACTTTGTCGATCTTTCTGCAGCGTCACTTGTCTATGCAAGTGATGGCAGTGTGCTTGGACGTTTTGCAAGTGAGGGAGACCGCCGTCCACTCACCTCATTGCAAGATGCTGGCTTACCACTAGAAGACGCAGTTATTGCCGCAGAGGATAAAGATTTTTATCATCACATAGGCATCGATCCACTCGCCATCGTTCGTTCTGCATGGGATGATCTGCATCACCAGTCCATTCGCAGTGGCGGTTCAACCATTACTCAACAAACAGTGAAACTCGCCATGTTTCCAAATCAAGAACGCACAGTACGCCGCAAGGTACAAGAAATGGTGCTCGCTCTTGAACTAGAACACCGGCAGAGTAAACAACAAATTCTACTCGAATATGTTAATGCACTCTATTTTGGACGCGTGCATGGGGTTCCACTGTATGGAGTGGAGAGTGCAGCATTGCATATCTTTGGCCGACATGCCAAAGATCTTTCACCTGCACAAGCAGCATTTCTAGCCGCTATCCCAAATAATCCAACTTACTTTTCCCTAGAACAGTATCCAGAACATGTGCTGGATCGGCAACACTATATCTTAGGTAAGATGCACACACTTGGCTATTTACATGATGGCGATTTTCTGCATGCAATGGCTGAACCAGTCCTACAAGAGGTTCGTCACGATCGCATTTTGTATGCTCCTTATGAAAGCAATAGCCCCTACATCCTCGCACAAGTAAGTCATCTTGCACCACGTCTCATTGCACAAAGTGAGGGGATTTCGCAAAGCCAAGCCCAAACTGAATTAGAATCTCGTGGTTACCGCATTTATACATCCATCGACCCTTCACTTCAGCAACGAATGGAACAAACCATCGCTACGACGAGGGATTTTCCACCGGATCTCACAGTTGTATCTATGGGACGACAGCGCAAAAATAAAAGACACGTACAAGAACAACTAGGCATGGTCATCATACAAAATACAAGCGGGCGCATTGTAGCGCTAGCGGGCGGAAGAAATTTTGCAAAGAGTCAAGTGGATCACACGTTAATGCGTAGGCAAGCTGGTTCTGCACTTAAACCACTTGTCGTCTATGGCCCAGCACTAGAACATGGTATCATCACACCTGGAAGTGTAGTTGATGATATACCTGAAACATACTACGATCCAAACAGTCCTAGCAAACAATGGTTCCCTATGAACTGGGATAATCAATTTCACGGTCTCATGACAGCACGAGATGCACTTATGCATAGTTATAACTTACCTGCTATTTCACTACTCAATCAGATGGGACCGCAAATTGGCGCACATTACGCTTGGGAGCTAGGTCTAGCAGGCATCGAAAAAAGTGATGCCAATAGCTTAGGTCTAGCTATCGGGGGCACGCGTGGTGGTGTTAGTCCTGAGGAGCTAGCTGCTGCCTATTCAACACTTGCACGCGGGGGGCTTTACACTGAACCTTCGCTTATTGACCGAATTGATGACTCTCTTGGTAAGCAAGTCTATCGTCATGAGGTGCGCACCCATCGTGTATTTCATACGGAAGTGGCAGCCCTCTTAACAACGATGTTAAAACAAGTCATAGAGAGCCCTTATGGAACGGCACATACCATTGCACGCTCGCTTCACCACGTAGATGTTGCTGGAAAAACAGGTACAACAGACAATAACAAAGATGCTTGGTTTGTGGGCTATACGCCATCTTATACTATGAGTGCATGGGTCGGTTATGATTTCCCCCATGCACTTCTCACGACGGCACACTATACAGAACCCTTACGTCCTCAAAAACTGTTCGTGCGTGTCCTTGGACCTGTCATTAATCAACGGCGGGAACACTTTGTACTCCCTGCCACCATACACCCTTATGTCATTTGTACAAAGTCGGGCCTTCTAGCAAGTCCACTGTGCAAAGCTGCTCATGATACCGAAATTGACTATTTTGCAGCAGGAACAGAGCCAACAGATATATGCCACAGTCACCAAATCGTATTTACAACGGTAGTAAACGGGGTGCGCGTTCTTGCAACAGAATACACACCCTTGTATGAAATAAAAACTGAGATTTTATTTAATCGTCCTGCCATCACGCTTGATCAAAAGCTACAAAAATATGCGCCGCGCGACATCTCTGAGAGCATCCCAAAGGAACTCGATCCGCGTGGCGGGTTCCCACTCTCCGACTTTCAACCAAGCTCAACCACAGTGACACCACTGTCTCCCTCACCTTGA
- a CDS encoding nitrilase-related carbon-nitrogen hydrolase, with protein MKSIRVALGQVRPKLGDIRTNADKLLDFIHRAKLDHADVIVFPELSLTGYLLRDLVFDVARRLDDPVIATIVGASTDIDIVFSFVEETDDHLFYTSSVYASKGRVIHVHRKVYLPTYGLFEEGRHFAKGNNIESFACGSHRAGIAICEDAWHPSVPYLLSVAGMDILYIPSAGPGRALSGDPHSGSQQFWERLIRTYAQLYTCYVVFVNRVGFEDGLFFFGHSAVAGPDGELLCVMDSHDEDMHIVTLDLSRIRTERYRSPLLRDEDVYLTHRILGRLVEERQ; from the coding sequence GTGAAGTCAATTCGCGTAGCGCTTGGACAAGTCCGTCCAAAGCTGGGAGATATCCGTACAAATGCGGATAAATTATTGGATTTTATTCATCGTGCAAAACTAGATCATGCAGATGTTATTGTATTTCCCGAACTATCACTGACAGGATATCTCTTGCGCGATCTTGTATTTGATGTGGCGCGCAGATTGGACGATCCAGTAATCGCGACAATAGTTGGTGCGAGTACAGATATCGATATTGTCTTTAGTTTTGTGGAAGAAACGGATGACCATCTGTTTTATACTAGTTCTGTTTATGCGTCTAAAGGGCGTGTGATACATGTGCATAGAAAAGTTTATTTACCAACATATGGATTATTTGAAGAAGGGCGTCATTTTGCAAAGGGAAATAACATTGAATCGTTTGCGTGTGGAAGTCATCGCGCGGGCATCGCTATTTGTGAAGATGCTTGGCATCCATCGGTTCCATATCTGCTATCCGTTGCAGGTATGGACATCCTATACATCCCATCTGCAGGGCCAGGACGTGCACTGAGTGGAGACCCGCATTCTGGATCGCAACAATTCTGGGAACGACTGATTCGCACTTATGCGCAACTGTATACCTGTTATGTGGTATTTGTGAATCGCGTGGGATTTGAGGATGGATTGTTTTTTTTCGGTCATTCTGCAGTCGCGGGACCGGATGGTGAGTTACTTTGTGTCATGGATTCACACGATGAGGATATGCATATAGTCACGCTGGACTTGTCGCGCATTCGCACAGAACGATATCGGTCACCGCTTTTGCGAGATGAGGATGTGTATTTGACTCACCGTATATTAGGACGATTAGTGGAGGAACGACAATGA
- a CDS encoding NAD+ synthase produces the protein MTQSEMIAKKCESLEHHVADVIPILVEFLRQEVEKSGFGRVVFGLSGGIDSAVVAYLAVAAFGRDRVHPIIMPYKTSSKSSVADAKEVLAALDLPLTMVDISPQIDTYFGLQEDATALRKGNKMARERMSIIYDQSAKLKALPLGTSNKTELLLGYGTQFGDLASALNPIGDLYKTQIRRLARLLSVPLSIIEKPPSADLWEDQTDESDFGFTYEEADVMLHMLIDERLSPEEVIERGFEASVVESIMRRIRQNQFKRRMPIIAKLSSRTIGIDFRYSRDWGM, from the coding sequence ATGACACAAAGTGAAATGATAGCCAAAAAGTGCGAGTCACTTGAGCATCACGTAGCCGATGTGATTCCTATTTTGGTAGAATTTTTGCGCCAAGAGGTAGAAAAATCGGGATTTGGTCGTGTGGTGTTTGGGCTTTCAGGCGGTATTGATTCGGCAGTCGTAGCCTATCTTGCTGTAGCCGCATTTGGTCGAGATCGCGTTCATCCTATTATTATGCCGTATAAAACGAGTAGCAAAAGCAGTGTGGCAGATGCAAAAGAGGTACTTGCAGCGCTTGACCTACCGCTGACGATGGTCGATATTTCACCACAAATTGATACTTACTTTGGTTTGCAAGAAGACGCGACGGCTTTGCGTAAAGGCAATAAGATGGCGCGTGAGCGAATGTCCATCATCTATGATCAGTCTGCGAAGTTAAAAGCATTGCCGCTTGGAACGAGCAATAAGACTGAATTATTATTAGGCTATGGAACGCAGTTTGGTGATCTAGCATCCGCGTTAAACCCGATTGGCGACTTGTATAAAACGCAGATTCGGCGCCTTGCACGGCTACTCTCTGTTCCGTTGTCGATCATAGAAAAGCCGCCTTCAGCAGACTTGTGGGAAGATCAAACGGATGAGTCTGATTTTGGTTTTACATATGAGGAAGCTGATGTGATGTTACACATGCTGATTGATGAACGACTTTCACCAGAAGAGGTGATCGAACGAGGATTTGAAGCGAGCGTTGTCGAAAGTATCATGCGGCGAATTCGCCAAAATCAATTTAAAAGACGCATGCCAATTATTGCAAAGTTGTCAAGTCGAACGATCGGGATCGACTTTCGTTATTCGCGTGATTGGGGCATGTAG